TTGAACATAGTAGCAATATCCACACCGATACTTGATCCCGGATTGATTTTCTGCTGACCCACTTGTCCGTCAGCAAGACTGCTGTAAATAAATCGTACGCCGGTACCCAGTGACCAATTTTCGTTGAGTTGCAATCCGTAGGAAAGTCCGCCGGCAAATTCATAACTGTTGAAACGTCCCTGCTCTATACCGGTCTCATTGGTACGAATCTGCTCTCCCAGGTTCAAATAAGTGATATGAGCTCCAAAAGTACCGATGTTCTTAACATGGTGCTTTCCTACCAGGTAGTCGTAAAACAGATCTGCATTAAATTTTGGCAGCCATTCCGAATGGGTGATACTGATTTGAGTACCGCGTTGGAAGGCAAGTCCGGCCGGATTCCAGAAAACGGCGGATGCATTATCCGCAATGGCAACTCCGGTATTACCCATGCCCGCGGCACGAGAATCAGGCTCAATCTGTAGAAAAGGTACAGATGTTATTCCTACCTGGGCAGCGGTATTTCCTGCAAAGGTAAGGCTGAATGCTGTGAATATTATTAATGCGAGGTACTTTTTCATGATAGGGATAGATTTCGATACTTTTTTTCAAATAAATAATAAAATGTTACTAATACAACTTGTACAGTCAAAATTAATGAAAGTTCCTTTCTTATTAAGAACTGTCCGATTCAGTACCATTTTATCCTTTTATGATCTTGTCTGTAGATATTATGCGTAGTCATGAGCCTACTTGTCTCATGAACCGGTAAAATAATGTATTTCAAAGCCGGAAGGACTTAAAATAAAGACTCACAAAGGCACCTATTTGTTACAAATTTTAGGGATGCCTCAATTTGATACTTAAATCGAGATAACTGGGTTCAATTACAATCTTGATGATGCTATGGCTATAACTACCGGCTCAAGCTGGGATTAAAGGTATACCTAAAACGATTGCTTTCAAGTATACCCTTTAGTTCAGCATTAGCTAATGCCACTTATATTCTATGAATGGTTACTCCATGATGTATATCTATTTCATCATTTCAACAACCATGGCAGAAGCCCCTCCACCTCCGTTGCAGATGCCGGCACAACCGTACGTACCACCTGTACGTTTTAGAGCGTGCAGCAGGGTAACAACAATACGGGTTCCTGAGCAGCCAATTGGGTGACCAATGCTTACAGCACCACCATGAATATTAACTTTTTCCGGATCCAGCTCCATGATTTGGTTATTGGCTAAAGATACCACCGAAAAGGCTTCGTTTATTTCGAAAAGATCTATTTCATCTTTATCTAAGCCGGCACGTTTCATGGCTATTGGCATAGCATCTGATGGCGCCGTGGTGAACCATTCGGGTGCTTTCGCTGCGCTAGCCTGACTGACGATTCTTGCAAGGGGTTTTAGCCCCAACTCATTCGCCTTCTCTTCACTCATCATCAGAACCGCGGCAGCTCCGTCGTTGATACTGCTGGCATTGGCTGCGGTCACCGTACCGTCCCGATCAAATACAGGTTTTAGACCGGGGATCTTGTCATAATTTACTTTTTTAAGTTCTTCGTCCATTTCGACTTCCGTAACATTGCCTTTACGGTCGCTTACTTTGACGGTAATAATTTCGTCATCGAAATACCCGTTTTCATGAGCAGAAATGGCTCTTTTATAAGAGGTGATGGCAAACTCATCCTGTTGCTCTCTGCTGATATTACATTCCTTGGCACAAATTTCAGCTGCATTACCCATATGAAAGTCATTATACACGTCCCACAAACCATCTTTGATGATCCCGTCTTCCACTTTGGCATGGCCAAGCTTGGAGCCGAATCGATGCTTGGGCAGGTAATAGGGGGTATTGCTCATACTTTCCATACCTCCTGCTATAATAATATCCGCCTCTTCCAGCTGGATCTGGTTGGCGGCAATCATAATCGATTTCATCCCGGAAGCACAAACCTTGTTGACGGTGGTACTCGGAGTAAGTTCGGATAGGCCGGCTTTAAGTGCCGCCTGTCTTGCAGGAGCCTGACCAACGCCTGCTGTCAGCACGTTACCTAAAACCACCTCATTGACGTCGTCCGGTTTGAGGCCTGCAGATTTTATGACTTCGATAATAGCCATTGATCCCAATTCGGGTGCGGTGAATGACGAAAGGCTTCCGCCAAAGGAACCGATTGGCGTACGTTTGGCTTCAACAATAACTGCGTTTTTCATAATGCTATATGCGTTGGTTTAAAATTCTAAAATTAAAAAGCCTGCTCAAGATCTTCGATAAGATCTTCTGAATCTTCAATACCTACGGAAAGACGAATCAGTGAATCTTTAAGGCCCACTTTTTCCCGTACTTCTTTGGGTATAGAACCATGAGTCATGGACGCCGGGTGGTTGATAAGGGATTCCACTCCGCCGAGACTTTCCGCCAGCGCAAACACCGAGGTGCTGCTCATGAATTCCTTCGCTGACTCTACGTTATCATCTTTCAGTGTGAAGGAAACCATAGCCCCGAAATCTTTCATTTGCTTCTTGGCTACTTCATGTTGCCGGTGTGATTTAAGTCCGGGATAAATTACTTCACCTACCTGGGGATGTGACTCAAGATATTCCGCAATGGCTTTGGCATTTTCAACCGCACGCTGAACTCTTACATGCAGTGTTTTGATGCCTCTTAAAGTGAGGTAGCAATCCATCGGTCCCGGGACAGCACCTGTTGTTTTTACCTGGAAGCGTAACTGCTCCATAATCTCATCATTTGAGGTTGCTATAGCACCGCCTATTACATCAGAGTGCCCGCCCAGATATTTCGTCGTAGAGTGTAAAACAGCATCGGCACCCAGATGCAATGGCATCTGCAAGTAGGGGGAAGCAAAAGTATTATCAACCAGCGTGGTTATTCCCTTGCTCTTTGCATATCCTGTGAGGGCTTCAATATCTACGACTCTCAGTAAGGGATTTGTGGGGGTTTCGATCCAGATGAGTTTGGTTTGATCTGTGGTTGCTTCCTCTACCTTGCTGATATCTGTCATATCTACGAAGGTGAAGTCGATGCCGAAAGGTTCAAAAACCTTGGTGAACATACGATAGGTACCGCCGTAAAGATCATCGGAAGCAATAATGTGATCGCCGGGTCTATACATTTTGATGAAAGCGTCCATGGCAGCACAACCGCTGGCAAAACAGGCACATTCATCGGCGTCTTCCAGACCGGCGATGAGTTTTTCTAGTGCCGTTCTGGTCGGATTGCCAACCCGGGCGTAATCATAGCCCTTATTCACATTCGGTGCTTCCTGAACATATGTAGAGGTTTGAAAGATCGGGGGCATAACAGCGCCTGATGTCTCTTCAGGATGCTGCCCGGAATGAATAGCCTTCGTATTAAACTTCATAGGTAATTCAGTTGAATTTGGATTTCGCTTCCTCCGCCTTTTCACTCATACCCAGATAAGAGTAAGCTTCATAAAGATTCTTCCAATAATTTCTGGAAGCGTCAGGGTACTCTTCTACCAGTTCTTCATATACCGGTATGGACGAACTCAGGTAATCGCGAATTATTTCCCTTATTTCAGTTTTTTCACTCTCGGTAACTTCAGGCAACACCGACTGATACTTGGAAGCTGCGTTCTGGTAAAAGCTTACCAGCGCCTCCTGTAATTCCTGGTTGCCCGTTTCTCCGGATATGGAACTTTCCAGCTGTCTGCGGGCTCTGGTGAAAAGAGAATCGGCATCTTCAAGAAGTTCCCGGTTCGACAAATTGCTATTAGAACGCCGGGTTAATTCAGAAAGCTTGCTGCTGCCCAAGCGGTAATATTCTGTAGCAAGTGTTTGGGCATATATAATATTGTCGGGTTCATTT
This is a stretch of genomic DNA from Halalkalibaculum roseum. It encodes these proteins:
- a CDS encoding acetyl-CoA C-acyltransferase; protein product: MKNAVIVEAKRTPIGSFGGSLSSFTAPELGSMAIIEVIKSAGLKPDDVNEVVLGNVLTAGVGQAPARQAALKAGLSELTPSTTVNKVCASGMKSIMIAANQIQLEEADIIIAGGMESMSNTPYYLPKHRFGSKLGHAKVEDGIIKDGLWDVYNDFHMGNAAEICAKECNISREQQDEFAITSYKRAISAHENGYFDDEIITVKVSDRKGNVTEVEMDEELKKVNYDKIPGLKPVFDRDGTVTAANASSINDGAAAVLMMSEEKANELGLKPLARIVSQASAAKAPEWFTTAPSDAMPIAMKRAGLDKDEIDLFEINEAFSVVSLANNQIMELDPEKVNIHGGAVSIGHPIGCSGTRIVVTLLHALKRTGGTYGCAGICNGGGGASAMVVEMMK
- a CDS encoding cystathionine gamma-synthase, which produces MKFNTKAIHSGQHPEETSGAVMPPIFQTSTYVQEAPNVNKGYDYARVGNPTRTALEKLIAGLEDADECACFASGCAAMDAFIKMYRPGDHIIASDDLYGGTYRMFTKVFEPFGIDFTFVDMTDISKVEEATTDQTKLIWIETPTNPLLRVVDIEALTGYAKSKGITTLVDNTFASPYLQMPLHLGADAVLHSTTKYLGGHSDVIGGAIATSNDEIMEQLRFQVKTTGAVPGPMDCYLTLRGIKTLHVRVQRAVENAKAIAEYLESHPQVGEVIYPGLKSHRQHEVAKKQMKDFGAMVSFTLKDDNVESAKEFMSSTSVFALAESLGGVESLINHPASMTHGSIPKEVREKVGLKDSLIRLSVGIEDSEDLIEDLEQAF
- the porV gene encoding type IX secretion system outer membrane channel protein PorV, which encodes MKKYLALIIFTAFSLTFAGNTAAQVGITSVPFLQIEPDSRAAGMGNTGVAIADNASAVFWNPAGLAFQRGTQISITHSEWLPKFNADLFYDYLVGKHHVKNIGTFGAHITYLNLGEQIRTNETGIEQGRFNSYEFAGGLSYGLQLNENWSLGTGVRFIYSSLADGQVGQQKINPGSSIGVDIATMFKSNRFLFLGQEANINAGLNLSNIGPGVHYTDNAQKDPLPTVLRFGWSFTTELDKEGINTLTIANDVSKVMARSDSTGSDGPLEALITSWSSYEREIGDGRTATLNPIQQFMVASGIEYWYNNMFAIRGGYYFEDPNNGDRQFFTVGAGIRYDFIGVDFSYIATLTNDHPLANTTRFGLLLNF